AACTGAGGCCCCAGCCTGTGAAATAAGCCGCGTCTTGGATGGACGACAGCAGGCTCTGCTTCGGGACTGTCTAGCTCCGCCTGAAGGGCTGGCTCAAGCTCGCTCATCACTGGTGACTCAGGCGATGATTCTTGCCCCAGCCCGGTAAGAGGGCAGACCATAACCAGTGCCATCACCCCCGAAAGCCACACGCACACCTGCACGAAATCCCCGCGCGATCTCTTCGTCTGGCCCCGACTTGCACAGATGACGTTCCATGCCTGTTCGATGCCGTCGCCTAAGTGAATACGCCAACTGATCACGTTACACGAATTCGACTATCAGCAACGCTCGGAGGCTTCCTGGACGTTGAAGGACAGGCTCGTTGTGACAAACCGAGCTCCTTCCGCGTCCAACACCGGATGCCGCATCACCACGAATCGAACACCCATAGCATGTAGGTCTGGCCGATGGTGCCCTGAAATTTGGCTTCGGGACGCGGCAGGACTTCCTGCGCCTCTGCCGGCAGCGCGTACTGCGCGCCCACTCCCATTCCAAGGACGAGGAGCAGGATCATCTCGATCATTCGCCTCATTGTTGACCTCCTTGTTCATTCAGTGCGATCAAACGATCAGCGCGCGTCGCGCACCAGGCGAAATCCCACATGGTTCGTCCCGGTATCCGGTTCACCCTTGCCCCGGCCACCCGCGATGTAGCGCGCGCAATATTGATCGGTGCAGAGGAACGAGCCGCCTTTGTGAACTTTCTTTTTCACACCTGGTTCACTCGGATCGAAACTCTCCTCCGGCCCGTGCGGATTGCGTGCAAGCGGTCCCTGGGAAGCAAGCGCCTGATAGTAGTCATGGCGATACCAGTCGCTGGTCCATTCCCAAACGTTACCGGCCATGTCATAGAGTCCATAGCCGTTGGGCGGGAACGAGCCGACCGGTGCGGCAGCCGCGTGACCGTCTTCATTCGTATTCTTGTTCGGGAAATGCCCCTGGAAGGTGTTCGCCATGAACTGGCCGCCCGGGTTCAACTCATCGCCCCAGGCATAGGGTTTCCGTTCAAGCCCCCCCCGCTGCGCGAATTCGAACTCGGCTTCCGTCGGCACGCGCTTGCCCGCCCATTTCGCATAGGCCTGCACATCTTCATATGCGATGTGCACGACGGGATAGTTCCCGCGATCCGTGATCGTGCTCTTCGGTCCCTCCGGCTGCCTCCAGTTGGCGTCCTTCACGTAGCTCCACCACTGAAAGTGATCGTTCAGTTTCACGGCATGATCGGGCGGCGAGAAGACGACCGACCCGGCCACGAGATTTTCAGGTAACGCGCCGGGAAAATCTTCCGCGCGCGGCGCCTGTTCGGCGAGCGTCATATACTTAGTGGCCTTCACAAATTGCGCGAACTGGTTGTTCGTAACTTCGGTTTTGTCCATCCAGAATCCATGCACTGAGACCCGATGCCACGGCTGGGCATCAGGAAACTCCTCCGCACCCATCCAAAAGTCTCCGCCTGGAATCCAGACCATCCCCTCCGGCGCAGAGCCTGGAGGCGGCTGAACGGTTGTGCCTGGAGTGTCGTTGGCGGGCTGAACCATTCGGGTATTCGTCACGACCGGTTGCGCAGTGCCAGCCGCAATGCCACCGCCGGCCTTCGCAGCCGAGATACCCATGTCGCAGGTCATGCCGGGCGTCGAAGCCGGCGCCGCCGATGGACGAGTGCCGCCGGAAACAAACCACCATCCCGCTAGTCCCGCGCACACACAGACCACTAACGCCGCGCCGCCACGCACCCAAGCCCTGTGCATCAATGGAGGCATACGAGTTCGCTCTGCTTCTTTCATGGCTGCTTGCTACCCGGGGTTGCATCCTCGGCAAGAAAAGCCGGGGTCGGCGGTGCGGGATTCTTGGGATCTATGTCTGTGTGATCCACTGACCAGCGGTGACATTCATACTGATCCTTCTGTTGCTGCTCATCGCCCTGTCACTTCTTACGGTACGCGAACATGTCGGTTTCCACAGAAGCAATACCGGCTACAGTGAAGACTGTCAATAGACCGACCGCGGAATACGCTTCAGGTCGCACCTCCGATTGAGAAGGCTGAGGACTCTCATTCCCGAAACGGCTGATCCAGAACCTACTTGGATTGAGGAGGAATCTTGTAGTGGAGCGCGGGCGATCTCGCCAACCCGGCGCCAAATTGCTGCACATTATCCACTCCGGCGTATACCGTGAGTCGCGCGCCTGGATCCGCAAAATCATTCTCTCTCCGGCAATCCCGGCGAACTTCCCCGTGCCGCTGACGATCATGAAGAGTCCCCGACAGCTCTCCAGAAGCTCCCCTGAGCACGTATGCCGCGCAAACAGCCGATCCCCCGCTTGCCCTGTGATGATGCAGCGCCCCTCCCGTCTCGGTTCCCTTCACGAAATTGCTCTCGACGGTTCCAGGACAGACGATGGAGACGGCATCCAACAAGCCCATGTACGCCTACTCTTCGCCGACTGGAACGCATAGTATTCATCTAACGCCCCCTCCCCTTGGGGTCTGGTGCGACCCAAACAGACTCAAAACATATACCGAGCTCCAACTTGGGTAAACCAGTCATAGGCTCCGGGAACACCAGCACCCCACAATCCCACGGCCGGACGCAGCCACAAGCGGAAATGATCGCCCAGCTTTCTCCCGATTTCGAACTCCAGATTCATCGCGGTTTTGCTCTTCTGCGTCCAGTCGATAAAGAGGTTCGGTTCAATGGTGGTCCACCAATCTTGTCTCCAGGGGGAGTCGAACCCGATTCTCACGCGACTGTAGTTGACGTCTCTCCTGCTGGGGTCGCCCCCGATAGACACGATGTGTTGGACCACGGGCTGCATAACAGAATTCAACCCGGCAAGTGGAATAGCCAGATGTACTCCCGGCCCGACCTGATACTTCCCCCGCCCCAAATCGGAATGGCTTGCGCTGGGCAAAATAATGTCGGTGCCCGCTAAGACCGTGAGTGCCGGTGTTTTCCAGACCTGCCCGCCGACTCGAAAAAAGATGTCCCCCAATCCCGACTGTGAGGATCTGCCTGTCGGATGAAAATCGAACCGGTGGGGCACATCGGCACGGAAAAGAAGCCGGCTCCCGATCGGAACGGCCACGGAGGCAACGTGTTCCAGCTGAGCCGATCCGTCCCGCCTGTCGCGATACTCAGTCGAGAGCTGCGCCCGCCCCACAATGGCCGTGCCGTTGATGCCGAGATCTCCGGTTCGCAGCTTCAGCAAACGGTCTGCCATCGTTGCGAGGGCTTCTCGCAGAGGCCTCCGCCGGGGCTCGACCTGAGGAATGTCTTGAGGCGCCTCCGGCGCAACCTCTGCGCCGGAGGCCTCTTCGGATCTTGCTTTTGTCGCTGAGTTTGTCAATGCAAGTGGAGGCGGCTGGGCGTTTGCGAGACCGGATTCTTCCGGCAGGTCGAGATCCAGGTCCTGAGCGCGCACAGGCCATACGGTCATGCACGAGAAAAAGATGAAGATTCCCAGACTAACCAGGACCTGCCAGCCGGACGGCCTGCTCCAAGTAGAGACGTTGCGCTTCATACGAGGTGCGGAAAGAGAGCCGCGTGATGGCGGATGCGAAGATGGGTACCATGAGCCACAGGGCAACCGCAAGAGACGAATAGGGGAATTCCCGAGGCCAGCTCTCGATTTCCCAACGGCTTTCACGGTATTGTGCGACAGGCACTGACGTGGGGCGCGTTCTAGCACGGCCCCACACGGCTGAATGACCTGCCACAACCGGACATGAGGGAGACAATGCCAGGACTCACCCGTCCGACAATCCGGCAACGACTGCAGTCCACCAGCCTTCTGGTTCTATTGGGCCTCTCCCTCTGGTTCCTCCCCACCGACTCCAACGCGCTCCTCATGGACGCACCAGCCTACAATGATATGGGCATGGTGCAGCAGAGTAAGGGAGATCTAGACGGGGCCATTCAGAACTATCGTGAAGCCCTGAGACTCAAACCGGACTTTCCGGAAGCGATGTACAACCTGGGTGTCGCCCTCCAGGCCACGGGTGATTCGGACGGCGCCATCGCACAGTACCGCGCGGCCCTGACACTGACACCGAACGAACCGGATATCTATGCAAACCTCGGCAACGCGTTGGCTGCGACAGGAAACCCTGACGCAGCCAGCGAAGCCTACCGCACGGCGCTCCGGCTAGATCCCGGGCAGCCCGGCATACACTACAATCTGGCCATCGCCTTAAAGGCGAACGGGGATATGGACGGCGCCGTGGCGGAGTATCGTGAAGCAATCAGGATGAAACCCGACGACGTGAGCGCCAGAAACAACCTCGGCATTCTTCTCCAAAGCCAGAACCGCATCGATGCCGCAATCGAGCAGTACCGCGAAGCCGTGCGGGTGCAACCCAATCACGTAAACGCCCACTACAGTCTCGGCACTGCGCTCCACACAAAAAATGAACTGGCTCTGGCCATTGCGGAGTATCGAACCGTCATCCGGCTTGATCCGCCCCATGTCGGCGCCCACAACAACCTGGGAATCGCCTTGCAGGCGACGGGAGACCTCATGGGTGCGATCGCCGAGTATCAGGCTGCGGTCTCCCTCAAGCCTGACCATGTCAAAGCCCATTACAATCTGGGCGTCGCTCTCCAATCCGTCCATAATTCTGACGGCGCCATCGCCGCGTTCAAAGAATCGATCAGGCTCCAGCCGGACTACGCCAACGCGCACCAGGGGCTGGCCGACGCCCTGCAGGAAAAAGGTGATCTCGTCGGCGCGATGGCGGAGTATCGAGCCGTGCTGCGCCTCCAGCCGACTCACGCGGCCACACTGCTGAACCTGGGCGCGGCACTGCAGGCAACCGGCGATCTCGACGGCGCAATTGCGATGTACCGCCATCTGCTCGGCTTGCAGCCTGAGCGAGCTCGCGCCCGGTATAATCTGGGCGTGGCACTCCACGCCAAAGGCGACCTGGATGCGGCCATCGAACAGTACCGGACCCTGGTGAATCTCCGACAGGACTATACGCTCGGGTTCTATGCATTGGGAGAAGTCTTGGCGCAGAAGGGACTGCGCAAGGAAGCGGCGGGAGCGTTCCGTGACTATCTTGCGAAAGAGAAAGATACTCCCGATACTCACCACCGCATTGAGCGGGTCCACGCCCAACTAAAGGACCTCGACAACTAGTGCTCACAAGGAAACCGGCATCCGAACCGCCGTTGAAACGCAGCTGCGCTCAAAAGGCTATCAGCCGCCGCAACCGGACAACCTGACTTTTTGAATGAGGGAATATAATTGGGATCCACCTGCTCCCAGAGCTCGTCGTGCTCTCCGCTCATCCCCCAGCCCCGCACATAGAGGCGCGCCAGCACCGGCTCGATGCCAAGACGATGCTGGTCCATAACCCGCCCGACCACTGTCATACGGGCCAACGTCAATACTGAACAGACCGTTTTGTTTTCTCCACCACCACCCAGTAGGAGCCGGCTTCGGAGCCTTTCTGGATCGGCGGACGATGCGGAATATAATCTTGGTCCAATGGCCGGTTCGTGACATGCAGCCGGAGGAATTGCGCATCCTCCTCTTCCTCAATGTACGCTCCCCCCAACATCACAACTTTTCCGCGATACTGCTCCGAGTGGGCTACCAGCAGGAAAAGCGTCGTGCCGGGCTCTGCCATCCGTACATAATGCCGCGGGACCTTGACGCACTCCAACGGCAAGAAGGCGATACTGGAAACCATTGCCGCACACAGCGACCGGAGTGAAATCCGAGCTTTTCGAGTCATTGATGACGTCCGTTCATCACGATTCCTGATCCCTGCAACCGGCGAGCCTACTGCAAGCGTCCGACAGTCCGGTGAGTCATGCGACCACCGCCGCATGGACAGCAGAGGGGCAAGTGAGGTAGAACCGTGCATCGTTGACCCCGTGCTAGTCCTCACGTAACACTGACGTCGAAGAGGAGAGGGTGATGAAGGAGTGGCTTCGTACATTGTCCTGCGGGATACTGCTGAGCGGAATGGCCGGATTGGCGGGATGCGCGCAGATCGAACCGCTGCCTCCCCCCCCGACAACCCCTTCGTCCATTGTGACATTCGAAAGCGCAGCGGGGAAGTGGAGTGGAATATTGAGAGCGATACCAGTACTACGACATGATGATTGGGTGACATTGACGATAGGCGATGACGGATCATACGAGTTTGAGAGCGTGCGAGCGATCGGAATCTTTCAGGGAAAGGGAACATTCACGATCCTGGATGGGAAGCTCAGCGCGGAAACCGATCGGGGATCATCCGTAGTGACACTCTATAAGGATAGCGGACGGCGCATGCTGAAGGTCGAGGCGACGACCAAGGATGGTGTGCAATACTCAGCTCAGTTGACCCCAACGAAGTAGCCTGTGCCGCTCATTTGGTTGCTCGCGCTCACTACAGCAGAAAGACACCAGCCGTTTCAGCTCGTGACAAAGAGCAACCATGGCCTGAAAAGGCTGGTGTCGACAGTTCGATTCTGTCCCTCGGTACCACTTCTCCTTCACTCACCTACTGAATTCCCACTTCCTCCGACCCGCTTACACAATCGCACTGCAACAGCTTTCAGTCAGACTCGCCCGATCTTTTTCCACTCTGCCCCCTGGCTCTATTCCCGATTTATTTTCCCAGCCCAGCAATTTTTTTCTTGGCTATATCTTGACCCACAGAATAACGGATCAGCCTAGAACGGCTGATCGCCGATCCATTCAAACATAGTGGTGATGTATCAGGCTCAACGGTCAGGATAGGAGCAATGCGCCAGGAGACCATGCTATCAGCTCCATCTCACTCCGCCGTTGATCGGCAACCGGCCATATCAGTTGATTCGATCAAGCTCTCCCATCGCGCGAGCCAAGTGCACACGGGAGGCATTTAAACGAAACAGCGCATCGACGGCATTTTCTCGCGCACGAGAAACTGAAAATAAGGCATTGGTAACCTCAAGGCTGCTGTTTGATGTTAAAACGGCAAAGCGTTCTCGCGCGAGCAGTAATTCCAGCAACGAGGCCTTGAGCCCTGCTTGTGCAATGACCAACTGGTCTTTGGCCCCCGCCATCGTGACCAGCGCTTCACGCACGTCCATTTTGACCTGAAGCGTCACACCCTGCATGCGAATCGACTCTTGCTCTAACTGGCTTCGAGCCTCTCTGATGCGGCCTTCCCGCTGACCGCCGTCGAAAATCGGAATCTGCAACAGCACCGCGACATTGTACGTGTCCAACGTATTGTGAACACGGTTCCCGATAAACCCATAATCCCCTTGGGCAACAAGCGCAGGAAGACGCTCTCCCACCGTTGAGCTGAAGGCCAGGGCAGTAGACTTGATGCGCAGATTCTGAGCCTGCACCTCAGGACGCTGCGCGATAGCCACATCGATAGCCTCCTCCACCGAAGGGAAACGCTCCGCACTCAAGCGAAAGTCATCCGTGAGCTGAAGGGAAATATCCAGCGGAAGGCCCATCGCATTCAAGAGATTCAGCTTAGCGCGCTCGAAGTCAGATCGTGCAATCGAAAAATGCTGCCGCTCATTTTCCAGCTGGGACTCTAATCGCGCCGTATCCAGGCCCGTCCCCATTCCTCCGCCTTGCCGGCGTTTCACAAATGCCAAGAGATCAGTAAACGGCTGCTGGTTGGCCTCCCGCATCTTGATTGTCGCCTGCGCTTTCAGCGCTTCCATGTAGAACAACCCGACGGTCGACATGGCATCGGCTTTAGCCCCTTCCGACTCAAATTCCGCCACCTTGAGCGCTTCCCGTGACGATCGCCATCGCTGAATCAAACTAAGGCTGAATAGGTTTTGGGTATAGTTCACGCGACCGTCAAAAATACTAAACTCACTCGTTCGTACCGGCGCCAAACCCAAGGTGCCAAGAAACGTCGTCTGCTGACTCTGACGCGCGCTCCCGGACAAATTCGGCAACATGGCGCCCAACTGAGTCATCACATTGCCGCGGGCCGCCTCAATCCGTTCTTTATAGAGCCGGACATTGGGATTATTACCCAGCGCCGCATCAATAGCTCCTCGCAAACTCAATTGCAGCGGAGCCAAGGACACTACTCCCGATTCTGTTGCAAGAGGAGACAGCTCGGCTGCATCACTTATCGCAGGGGCCAGCAGGCCGAGCAGAAGCCCAATACTCCAGATTTCTCGGACTCTTCTCCACAACCATCGTCTCTGCATACCTACAGCTCCTTTCACCATGGAGAACGGCATCACGCAACTCCCAAACACATCCCATGGCCCACTCGCGCAACCCAGGGAGAAGCGTGCCCATCACGCGATCAAAACATCATCATTTCTGGCTAGAGAGGAAATTGACAGAGCAGTGCAACCCGGCGGAAAGGCGATGATCATGGTTGGGAATCTCGAGTCGAATCCCAAAGGTCCCGCTTGCCGAATCAACCACCTTGTTCACAATAGAAACCCGCGCCTTATACACCCCTCCTGGCGGATCGGAAGGGCGCACGTCCGCCTGCATCCCCACGGCTACTTGCCCCAGCATAGGGAGAGGGGCGAACACTTCCACCCGCAAGGGATCGATTTGCGCCAATTTGAGTATCGGATCCTTATTGACCAACTCGCCAGGATGTTGGTGGCGTTCGACAACGACGCCGGCGATGGGACTTCGGATTGTTCGAAGCGATAATGCCGCTGTCGATCGCTGGAGTTCCAGCTCCGCCAAGCGAGTATTCTCCACCGCTTCGGCATGAGCAATTTCCGCCAAACGCTTCTCAGTTTTTGCTTCATCGGCTTCATGAGCGGCAATCGACGAAGATTTCACGAGATCACTGGCCCGTGCCAACTTGCGCAAGGCAAATTCCTCTTTCACAATACTCGTCCGTACTTCAGCCTCCACGCCAGCCTTGGCCCGCGCCAAGGCTACCGTCGCTTTTTCGACGCTCGATTCAAGCGTGGCCAAGACCTGCCCTTTCTTCACCACATCACCGCGCTCTACAGTGACCGACTCCAGCAGCCCTTCGACCGGCGAGCCGATCGCTACCTCCATATAGGGAAGAATCAGGCAAGAGAGATCGGAGGCCACGCTTAAGGAGGCCATCCCCAGCACGACACTCACGATAGACAGCCCACGGATACACAGCTGAGACACCGATCGCACCATCGTCATTCCACCGTTCCCGAAAAAGCCAGCGACGATTCCGCCTGTTCTTCGTGTTTGAGCAAATCGCGTCGAATGTTCGCATGCCATCGCTCAGCTCGCCGCTGCGCCCTTGCAACAACCCACACACCGATACGCTGCGCAATCCAGCGATTCGTCGAGAACATGAGCCGGCAGACCCGCCCCGCCCAGGCACGCTGATGAGCCTGAACAAGCTCGTCCTCTAGCGACACAAACGCCTCGCAACTCCCCGGGTCGCCTTGCCGCCCGCACCGTCCATAAAGTTGCCGATCGATACGCCCGGCCTCATGGCGTTCCGTCGCGATGACATGAAGCCCCCCCAACTCCGCAACAGCCTTGTCGATGTGAATATCTGTTCCTCGTCCAGCCATGTTGGTTGCCACAGTGACTCGCCCCTGTTCGCCCGCGCAAGCCACGATGGCGGCCTCCTCCTCGTCTTGCCTGGCATTCAGCACCCGATGAGGCAATCCCGCGGCGATAAGCCGGCTACTTAGCTCTTCTGACGCCGAGACAGAACGGGTACCGATGAGCACCGGGCGTCCCTTGAGATGCAATGCCGCAACACGGGCCGTCACGGCCTTCCATTTGTCCTCTCCCGTAGGAAACACCCACTCTCCCCAATGAACTCGCTGAATAGGCCGATTAGTTGGAATACGGACGGACGCCAGGCGATACACCGACCAGAGCTCCTTAGACACCTCCCGCGCCGTTCCAGTCATCCCGGCTAGCCAAAGATACCGCCGAAAGAACCGCTGATAGGTCAACCGAATGAGCGGATTGGTCAGCGGCGTAACGGAACACCCCTCCTTGATTTCGATCATTTGATGGAGTCCCTGCTCCCAGGAACGCCCTTCCAGAATACGCCCCGTATATTCATCGATAATCTGCACCTTCCCCTCGCGAAGCAGATAGTGCTCATCGCGACGAAACACCACCAGCGCCGTCAATGCTTGTCCGACCAGCGCTTCCCGTCGCCGAGGCCCTTTCCATAACCCGCCAAAGAGCTGCGCGCGCGCGGCCAACTTGGCCTTCCCCATTGAGGTGAGGAGCACCGAGCGCTCCCGAGGATTCATGGTGAAGTCTTCGCCAGGCACTAATTCTCTGGCCAGCAACAAGGCCGATTCATACAGCGACTTTTCCGGCACTTCTCCGCTACTCCCGGAGATAATGAGCGGCACCTTCGCTTCATCGATTAAGACACTATCCGCCTCGTCTACCAGTCCGAAACACAACCCCCGCAATACAATGCGATCCCGCCCCACATCCCGGCCAAAGTACCGGCGAAGTTCGAGTTGAACACGATGCGGCTGTTTGCCGACCGCAAGGCGATCGCGCAAATAATCAAACGCCACTTCCTTATTAGTGCAATAGGTCACATCACAGCCATACGCAGCGCGGCGGGCAGACGGCTCCATGTCATGCGTCACCACTCCGACGGAAAGGCCCAGCATGGCATAGATGGGCCCCATAGCAGCCGCATCACGAGCGGCCAAGTAGTCGTTGACGGTAATGATGTGCACCGGCACCCCAGCCAGCGCCGCTGTGGCGGCCGGCAAGACGGCGGTTAATGTCTTGCCCTCACCCGTCGCCATCTCCGCGACCAGTCCATTGAGGAGCACCCACCCGCTGAATAGCTGCACATCGAACGGGCGCTTCCCAATCGC
The DNA window shown above is from Nitrospira lenta and carries:
- a CDS encoding formylglycine-generating enzyme family protein, giving the protein MPPLMHRAWVRGGAALVVCVCAGLAGWWFVSGGTRPSAAPASTPGMTCDMGISAAKAGGGIAAGTAQPVVTNTRMVQPANDTPGTTVQPPPGSAPEGMVWIPGGDFWMGAEEFPDAQPWHRVSVHGFWMDKTEVTNNQFAQFVKATKYMTLAEQAPRAEDFPGALPENLVAGSVVFSPPDHAVKLNDHFQWWSYVKDANWRQPEGPKSTITDRGNYPVVHIAYEDVQAYAKWAGKRVPTEAEFEFAQRGGLERKPYAWGDELNPGGQFMANTFQGHFPNKNTNEDGHAAAAPVGSFPPNGYGLYDMAGNVWEWTSDWYRHDYYQALASQGPLARNPHGPEESFDPSEPGVKKKVHKGGSFLCTDQYCARYIAGGRGKGEPDTGTNHVGFRLVRDAR
- a CDS encoding tetratricopeptide repeat protein, giving the protein MPGLTRPTIRQRLQSTSLLVLLGLSLWFLPTDSNALLMDAPAYNDMGMVQQSKGDLDGAIQNYREALRLKPDFPEAMYNLGVALQATGDSDGAIAQYRAALTLTPNEPDIYANLGNALAATGNPDAASEAYRTALRLDPGQPGIHYNLAIALKANGDMDGAVAEYREAIRMKPDDVSARNNLGILLQSQNRIDAAIEQYREAVRVQPNHVNAHYSLGTALHTKNELALAIAEYRTVIRLDPPHVGAHNNLGIALQATGDLMGAIAEYQAAVSLKPDHVKAHYNLGVALQSVHNSDGAIAAFKESIRLQPDYANAHQGLADALQEKGDLVGAMAEYRAVLRLQPTHAATLLNLGAALQATGDLDGAIAMYRHLLGLQPERARARYNLGVALHAKGDLDAAIEQYRTLVNLRQDYTLGFYALGEVLAQKGLRKEAAGAFRDYLAKEKDTPDTHHRIERVHAQLKDLDN
- a CDS encoding TolC family protein → MAPLQLSLRGAIDAALGNNPNVRLYKERIEAARGNVMTQLGAMLPNLSGSARQSQQTTFLGTLGLAPVRTSEFSIFDGRVNYTQNLFSLSLIQRWRSSREALKVAEFESEGAKADAMSTVGLFYMEALKAQATIKMREANQQPFTDLLAFVKRRQGGGMGTGLDTARLESQLENERQHFSIARSDFERAKLNLLNAMGLPLDISLQLTDDFRLSAERFPSVEEAIDVAIAQRPEVQAQNLRIKSTALAFSSTVGERLPALVAQGDYGFIGNRVHNTLDTYNVAVLLQIPIFDGGQREGRIREARSQLEQESIRMQGVTLQVKMDVREALVTMAGAKDQLVIAQAGLKASLLELLLARERFAVLTSNSSLEVTNALFSVSRARENAVDALFRLNASRVHLARAMGELDRIN
- a CDS encoding efflux RND transporter periplasmic adaptor subunit, which translates into the protein MTMVRSVSQLCIRGLSIVSVVLGMASLSVASDLSCLILPYMEVAIGSPVEGLLESVTVERGDVVKKGQVLATLESSVEKATVALARAKAGVEAEVRTSIVKEEFALRKLARASDLVKSSSIAAHEADEAKTEKRLAEIAHAEAVENTRLAELELQRSTAALSLRTIRSPIAGVVVERHQHPGELVNKDPILKLAQIDPLRVEVFAPLPMLGQVAVGMQADVRPSDPPGGVYKARVSIVNKVVDSASGTFGIRLEIPNHDHRLSAGLHCSVNFLSSQK
- a CDS encoding preprotein translocase subunit SecA — protein: MFSARFQQTSIRSPYLERDLPRIGWCDRMGAAMARPFLRRAKAWDCRRADIVGAVNRYDQSIRPLPDEGLRALASELRAKLRREGLVFEASAKAFAVVREAAARAIGKRPFDVQLFSGWVLLNGLVAEMATGEGKTLTAVLPAATAALAGVPVHIITVNDYLAARDAAAMGPIYAMLGLSVGVVTHDMEPSARRAAYGCDVTYCTNKEVAFDYLRDRLAVGKQPHRVQLELRRYFGRDVGRDRIVLRGLCFGLVDEADSVLIDEAKVPLIISGSSGEVPEKSLYESALLLARELVPGEDFTMNPRERSVLLTSMGKAKLAARAQLFGGLWKGPRRREALVGQALTALVVFRRDEHYLLREGKVQIIDEYTGRILEGRSWEQGLHQMIEIKEGCSVTPLTNPLIRLTYQRFFRRYLWLAGMTGTAREVSKELWSVYRLASVRIPTNRPIQRVHWGEWVFPTGEDKWKAVTARVAALHLKGRPVLIGTRSVSASEELSSRLIAAGLPHRVLNARQDEEEAAIVACAGEQGRVTVATNMAGRGTDIHIDKAVAELGGLHVIATERHEAGRIDRQLYGRCGRQGDPGSCEAFVSLEDELVQAHQRAWAGRVCRLMFSTNRWIAQRIGVWVVARAQRRAERWHANIRRDLLKHEEQAESSLAFSGTVE